The following are encoded together in the Apis mellifera strain DH4 linkage group LG4, Amel_HAv3.1, whole genome shotgun sequence genome:
- the LOC100578015 gene encoding centrosomal protein of 104 kDa isoform X1 → MPRKIGFNVVYATSEEDRHSSLELNVHGPTVRGWQSSRRCTYPQELILRLHGPTKLTRIQVLAHQYLIPEKLEIWTSREENASVTTEFSYLGYITLSDNASTMYKSRELKSVALPETEAVSLKLRLHKPHSNAHNVYQQVGLIAINILGEPYGQELTGQGDAPYNPHYTSPYDDLAFEMYVDREVAKIIRQMEAKKLQAVEEERFEYASKLKVAMENLRKAGERLGKYELEKKYAIALEDYDKAKAKKAQAQQYRQQVYQSLEVQDLLELQGPLEKNNKSSVEGKEPISIDTCTSNTTTVPEDITSPPRLVIPPNRDGAISPTGPAHQPPVSPLHQKPNSPEVTDNPTNGVIERQNNCNKGSLRRKTKSAGPTLRSSYEAYEERTIPALRHSHTNEFTRECHMDNSETKVISKLNDREKKQAALPIAVFGMEMVEKFYSKQFTDKEEGLMQLKEELKTFDPEVSKHSANKTARAAILLLHRALRDKVFSVYSLAAQLIRIFFSEFATRVSSTEIARSVERLLPELLTKSGDTTPRIHNMAVHTILSMADCKCVRELHIIPVHLTRPVSSSTHQRLALSRLEMVEQLILSHGISTDKQRHCNCCSGLTCRTLSELGSTGLHHPAEAVRKVSERILVLVYKVNPRLVRKQLPPDDDITRRNLLYRQLFHEFDLIDLERKKEIEASHKTTTPTRTKSTENNVANLTKSPSRTSPVVSTGSSTSITSPSENSAEHKGDKMCIFCLSKGQGYSEEGLNIHYWRSCPMLTKCEACKQVVEISYLNLHLLNECDMRSNYVKCDTCKQAIHENSFEEHRKDNKCTKLLFTEPIEGYDRCPLCSTLVNQNKWREHLMGDHPCVNNPRNKLGKSCSKSPSNSQNLSGKITTPTNKDY, encoded by the exons ATGCCACGAAAAATCGGATTCAACGTCGTATACGCGACCA GCGAAGAGGACAGGCACTCCTCGTTAGAATTGAACGTCCATGGGCCGACGGTAAGGGGTTGGCAAAGTTCACGAAGATGTACATATCCCCAAGAACTCATTCTACGCCTGCACGGCCCGACGAAGCTTACGAGAATACAAGTGTTGGctcatcaatatttaattc CTGAAAAACTTGAGATTTGGACTTCGAGAGAGGAGAATGCCTCTGTGACGACGGAGTTTAGCTACCTGGGTTACATCACGTTGTCCGATAACGCCTCGACCATGTACAAAAGCAGAGAGTTGAAGAGCGTTGCTCTCCCGGAAACCGAGGCGGTCTCGCTTAAATTGAGACTTCACAAACCGCACAGTAACGCGCACAATGTTTATCAACAG gtCGGACTTATCGCTATTAATATCCTCGGCGAGCCTTACGGGCAAGAATTGACCGGGCAAGGAGATGCGCCGTACAATCCGCATTACACGTCCCCCTACGACGATTTGGCGTTCGAGATGTACGTGGACCGCGAGGTTGCCAAAATCATAAGGCAGATGGAAGCGAAAAAGTTGCAGGCTGTGGAGG AGGAGAGATTCGAATACGCTTCGAAGCTGAAAGTGGCGATGGAGAATTTGAGGAAAGCCGGTGAACGTTTGGGAAAATACGAATTGGAGAAGAAATATGCCATAGCGTTGGAAGATTACGACAAGGCGAAGGCGAAAAAAGCACAAGCGCAGCAATACAGGCAGCAAGTTTATCAAAGTTTAGAGGTGCAAGATCTGCTGGAGCTTCAAGgg ccgttggaaaaaaataacaagtcATCCGTCGAGGGAAAAGAACCTATATCAATAGACACCTGCACCTCGAATACAACCACTGTTCCTGAGGATATCACGTCACCTCCGAGATTGGTAATTCCACCTAATCGCGACGGAGCTATATCGCCGACCGGCCCCGCGCACCAACCACCTGTTTCACCTTTGCATCAAAAACCGAATAGTCCTG AAGTGACCGATAATCCGACGAACGGTGTGATAGAAAGACAGAATAACTGCAACAAAGGGTCTCTTAGAAGGAAAACGAAATCGGCAGGGCCGACGCTTCGCTCGAGCTACGAAGCTTACGAAGAGAGAACGATTCCTGCTCTAAGAca TTCTCACACGAACGAATTCACGAGGGAATGCCACATGGATAATTCGGAGACGAAAGTGATATCGAAGTTAAACGACAGAGAGAAAAAGCAAGCTGCCTTACCTATCGCTGTCTTTGGAATGGAAATG gtGGAGAAATTCTATTCGAAACAATTCACGGATAAGGAAGAGGGTCTGATGcaattgaaagaagaattaaagacGTTTGATCCAGAAGTTTCGAAACATTCCGCGAATAAAACGGCCAGAGCTGCGATTTTGTTATTACACAGAGCCCTTAGGGACAAAGTTTTCAGTGTATACAGTCTAGCTGCACAattgattagaatttttttttcagaatttgcAACTAg GGTATCTTCTACGGAGATTGCGAGAAGTGTGGAAAGATTGCTCCCAGAATTATTGACTAAATCAGGGGATACCACTCCAAGGATTCATAACATGGCAGTCCACACGATACTCAGTATGGCAGATTGTAAATGTGTCCGAGAATTGCACATTATACCAGTGCACTTAACAAGACCTGTCAGCAGTAGCACTCATCAAAGATTGGCGTTGAGTAGGTTAGAAATGGTGGAGCAGTTGATTCTGAGCCATGGAATATCTACTGATAAACAAAG GCATTGTAATTGTTGTAGTGGGCTCACTTGTCGAACATTGTCGGAATTGGGTTCTACGGGATTGCATCATCCGGCGGAAGCAGTGAGAAAAGTTTCGGAAAGAATTCTAGTGTTGGTGTACAAAGTGAATCCTAGATTGGTTCGCAAACAATTGCCTCCTGACGATGATATTACCAGGAGAAATTTATTGTATCGTCAACTTTTTCAcgaatttgatttgattgatcTTGAg agaaaaaaagaaatagaagccAGTCATAAAACGACGACACCTACACGGACAAAATCAACGGAAAATAACGTggcaaatttaacaaaatctcCTTCGAGGACAAGTCCTGTTGTCAGTACTGGAAGCTCAACAAGTATAACATCTCCGTCCGAGAATAGTGCAGAACATAAAGGTGACAA aatgtGCATATTTTGTCTTTCGAAAGGACAAGGATATTCCGAAGAAGGATTAAACATTCATTATTGGAGAAGTTGTCCTATGTTAACGAAATGTGAAGCATGTAAGCAAGTGGTGGAAATTTCGTATTTGAACTTACATTTGTTAA ATGAATGTGATATGAGAAGCAATTACGTAAAATGCGACACATGTAAGCAAGCAATCCATGAAAATTCGTTCGAGGAACATAGAAAAGATAACAAGTGTACAA aattattatttacagaaCCTATCGAAGGCTACGATCGTTGTCCATTATGCTCTACTCTTgtcaatcaaaataaatggAGGGAGCATCTGATGGGTGATCATCCCTGTGTGAACAATCCTCGAAATAAATTAGGAAAAAGCT gTTCAAAATCTCCATCAAATTCTCAGAACCTTAGTGGGAAAATAACCACACCAACTAATAAAGATTACTAG
- the LOC100578015 gene encoding centrosomal protein of 104 kDa isoform X3 produces MPRKIGFNVVYATSEEDRHSSLELNVHGPTVRGWQSSRRCTYPQELILRLHGPTKLTRIQVLAHQYLIPEKLEIWTSREENASVTTEFSYLGYITLSDNASTMYKSRELKSVALPETEAVSLKLRLHKPHSNAHNVYQQVGLIAINILGEPYGQELTGQGDAPYNPHYTSPYDDLAFEMYVDREVAKIIRQMEAKKLQAVEEERFEYASKLKVAMENLRKAGERLGKYELEKKYAIALEDYDKAKAKKAQAQQYRQQVYQSLEVQDLLELQGPLEKNNKSSVEGKEPISIDTCTSNTTTVPEDITSPPRLVIPPNRDGAISPTGPAHQPPVSPLHQKPNSPEVTDNPTNGVIERQNNCNKGSLRRKTKSAGPTLRSSYEAYEERTIPALRHSHTNEFTRECHMDNSETKVISKLNDREKKQAALPIAVFGMEMVEKFYSKQFTDKEEGLMQLKEELKTFDPEVSKHSANKTARAAILLLHRALRDKVFSVYSLAAQLIRIFFSEFATRVSSTEIARSVERLLPELLTKSGDTTPRIHNMAVHTILSMADCKCVRELHIIPVHLTRPVSSSTHQRLALSRLEMVEQLILSHGISTDKQSGLTCRTLSELGSTGLHHPAEAVRKVSERILVLVYKVNPRLVRKQLPPDDDITRRNLLYRQLFHEFDLIDLERKKEIEASHKTTTPTRTKSTENNVANLTKSPSRTSPVVSTGSSTSITSPSENSAEHKGDKMCIFCLSKGQGYSEEGLNIHYWRSCPMLTKCEACKQVVEISYLNLHLLNECDMRSNYVKCDTCKQAIHENSFEEHRKDNKCTKLLFTEPIEGYDRCPLCSTLVNQNKWREHLMGDHPCVNNPRNKLGKSCSKSPSNSQNLSGKITTPTNKDY; encoded by the exons ATGCCACGAAAAATCGGATTCAACGTCGTATACGCGACCA GCGAAGAGGACAGGCACTCCTCGTTAGAATTGAACGTCCATGGGCCGACGGTAAGGGGTTGGCAAAGTTCACGAAGATGTACATATCCCCAAGAACTCATTCTACGCCTGCACGGCCCGACGAAGCTTACGAGAATACAAGTGTTGGctcatcaatatttaattc CTGAAAAACTTGAGATTTGGACTTCGAGAGAGGAGAATGCCTCTGTGACGACGGAGTTTAGCTACCTGGGTTACATCACGTTGTCCGATAACGCCTCGACCATGTACAAAAGCAGAGAGTTGAAGAGCGTTGCTCTCCCGGAAACCGAGGCGGTCTCGCTTAAATTGAGACTTCACAAACCGCACAGTAACGCGCACAATGTTTATCAACAG gtCGGACTTATCGCTATTAATATCCTCGGCGAGCCTTACGGGCAAGAATTGACCGGGCAAGGAGATGCGCCGTACAATCCGCATTACACGTCCCCCTACGACGATTTGGCGTTCGAGATGTACGTGGACCGCGAGGTTGCCAAAATCATAAGGCAGATGGAAGCGAAAAAGTTGCAGGCTGTGGAGG AGGAGAGATTCGAATACGCTTCGAAGCTGAAAGTGGCGATGGAGAATTTGAGGAAAGCCGGTGAACGTTTGGGAAAATACGAATTGGAGAAGAAATATGCCATAGCGTTGGAAGATTACGACAAGGCGAAGGCGAAAAAAGCACAAGCGCAGCAATACAGGCAGCAAGTTTATCAAAGTTTAGAGGTGCAAGATCTGCTGGAGCTTCAAGgg ccgttggaaaaaaataacaagtcATCCGTCGAGGGAAAAGAACCTATATCAATAGACACCTGCACCTCGAATACAACCACTGTTCCTGAGGATATCACGTCACCTCCGAGATTGGTAATTCCACCTAATCGCGACGGAGCTATATCGCCGACCGGCCCCGCGCACCAACCACCTGTTTCACCTTTGCATCAAAAACCGAATAGTCCTG AAGTGACCGATAATCCGACGAACGGTGTGATAGAAAGACAGAATAACTGCAACAAAGGGTCTCTTAGAAGGAAAACGAAATCGGCAGGGCCGACGCTTCGCTCGAGCTACGAAGCTTACGAAGAGAGAACGATTCCTGCTCTAAGAca TTCTCACACGAACGAATTCACGAGGGAATGCCACATGGATAATTCGGAGACGAAAGTGATATCGAAGTTAAACGACAGAGAGAAAAAGCAAGCTGCCTTACCTATCGCTGTCTTTGGAATGGAAATG gtGGAGAAATTCTATTCGAAACAATTCACGGATAAGGAAGAGGGTCTGATGcaattgaaagaagaattaaagacGTTTGATCCAGAAGTTTCGAAACATTCCGCGAATAAAACGGCCAGAGCTGCGATTTTGTTATTACACAGAGCCCTTAGGGACAAAGTTTTCAGTGTATACAGTCTAGCTGCACAattgattagaatttttttttcagaatttgcAACTAg GGTATCTTCTACGGAGATTGCGAGAAGTGTGGAAAGATTGCTCCCAGAATTATTGACTAAATCAGGGGATACCACTCCAAGGATTCATAACATGGCAGTCCACACGATACTCAGTATGGCAGATTGTAAATGTGTCCGAGAATTGCACATTATACCAGTGCACTTAACAAGACCTGTCAGCAGTAGCACTCATCAAAGATTGGCGTTGAGTAGGTTAGAAATGGTGGAGCAGTTGATTCTGAGCCATGGAATATCTACTGATAAACAAAG TGGGCTCACTTGTCGAACATTGTCGGAATTGGGTTCTACGGGATTGCATCATCCGGCGGAAGCAGTGAGAAAAGTTTCGGAAAGAATTCTAGTGTTGGTGTACAAAGTGAATCCTAGATTGGTTCGCAAACAATTGCCTCCTGACGATGATATTACCAGGAGAAATTTATTGTATCGTCAACTTTTTCAcgaatttgatttgattgatcTTGAg agaaaaaaagaaatagaagccAGTCATAAAACGACGACACCTACACGGACAAAATCAACGGAAAATAACGTggcaaatttaacaaaatctcCTTCGAGGACAAGTCCTGTTGTCAGTACTGGAAGCTCAACAAGTATAACATCTCCGTCCGAGAATAGTGCAGAACATAAAGGTGACAA aatgtGCATATTTTGTCTTTCGAAAGGACAAGGATATTCCGAAGAAGGATTAAACATTCATTATTGGAGAAGTTGTCCTATGTTAACGAAATGTGAAGCATGTAAGCAAGTGGTGGAAATTTCGTATTTGAACTTACATTTGTTAA ATGAATGTGATATGAGAAGCAATTACGTAAAATGCGACACATGTAAGCAAGCAATCCATGAAAATTCGTTCGAGGAACATAGAAAAGATAACAAGTGTACAA aattattatttacagaaCCTATCGAAGGCTACGATCGTTGTCCATTATGCTCTACTCTTgtcaatcaaaataaatggAGGGAGCATCTGATGGGTGATCATCCCTGTGTGAACAATCCTCGAAATAAATTAGGAAAAAGCT gTTCAAAATCTCCATCAAATTCTCAGAACCTTAGTGGGAAAATAACCACACCAACTAATAAAGATTACTAG
- the LOC100578015 gene encoding centrosomal protein of 104 kDa isoform X4, with protein MPRKIGFNVVYATSEEDRHSSLELNVHGPTVRGWQSSRRCTYPQELILRLHGPTKLTRIQVLAHQYLIPEKLEIWTSREENASVTTEFSYLGYITLSDNASTMYKSRELKSVALPETEAVSLKLRLHKPHSNAHNVYQQVGLIAINILGEPYGQELTGQGDAPYNPHYTSPYDDLAFEMYVDREVAKIIRQMEAKKLQAVEEERFEYASKLKVAMENLRKAGERLGKYELEKKYAIALEDYDKAKAKKAQAQQYRQQVYQSLEVQDLLELQGPLEKNNKSSVEGKEPISIDTCTSNTTTVPEDITSPPRLVIPPNRDGAISPTGPAHQPPVSPLHQKPNSPEVTDNPTNGVIERQNNCNKGSLRRKTKSAGPTLRSSYEAYEERTIPALRHSHTNEFTRECHMDNSETKVISKLNDREKKQAALPIAVFGMEMVEKFYSKQFTDKEEGLMQLKEELKTFDPEVSKHSANKTARAAILLLHRALRDKVFSVYSLAAQLIRIFFSEFATRVSSTEIARSVERLLPELLTKSGDTTPRIHNMAVHTILSMADCKCVRELHIIPVHLTRPVSSSTHQRLALSRLEMVEQLILSHGISTDKQSGLTCRTLSELGSTGLHHPAEAVRKVSERILVLVYKVNPRLVRKQLPPDDDITRRNLLYRQLFHEFDLIDLERKKEIEASHKTTTPTRTKSTENNVANLTKSPSRTSPVVSTGSSTSITSPSENSAEHKGDKMCIFCLSKGQGYSEEGLNIHYWRSCPMLTKCEACKQVVEISYLNLHLLNECDMRSNYVKCDTCKQAIHENSFEEHRKDNKCTKPIEGYDRCPLCSTLVNQNKWREHLMGDHPCVNNPRNKLGKSCSKSPSNSQNLSGKITTPTNKDY; from the exons ATGCCACGAAAAATCGGATTCAACGTCGTATACGCGACCA GCGAAGAGGACAGGCACTCCTCGTTAGAATTGAACGTCCATGGGCCGACGGTAAGGGGTTGGCAAAGTTCACGAAGATGTACATATCCCCAAGAACTCATTCTACGCCTGCACGGCCCGACGAAGCTTACGAGAATACAAGTGTTGGctcatcaatatttaattc CTGAAAAACTTGAGATTTGGACTTCGAGAGAGGAGAATGCCTCTGTGACGACGGAGTTTAGCTACCTGGGTTACATCACGTTGTCCGATAACGCCTCGACCATGTACAAAAGCAGAGAGTTGAAGAGCGTTGCTCTCCCGGAAACCGAGGCGGTCTCGCTTAAATTGAGACTTCACAAACCGCACAGTAACGCGCACAATGTTTATCAACAG gtCGGACTTATCGCTATTAATATCCTCGGCGAGCCTTACGGGCAAGAATTGACCGGGCAAGGAGATGCGCCGTACAATCCGCATTACACGTCCCCCTACGACGATTTGGCGTTCGAGATGTACGTGGACCGCGAGGTTGCCAAAATCATAAGGCAGATGGAAGCGAAAAAGTTGCAGGCTGTGGAGG AGGAGAGATTCGAATACGCTTCGAAGCTGAAAGTGGCGATGGAGAATTTGAGGAAAGCCGGTGAACGTTTGGGAAAATACGAATTGGAGAAGAAATATGCCATAGCGTTGGAAGATTACGACAAGGCGAAGGCGAAAAAAGCACAAGCGCAGCAATACAGGCAGCAAGTTTATCAAAGTTTAGAGGTGCAAGATCTGCTGGAGCTTCAAGgg ccgttggaaaaaaataacaagtcATCCGTCGAGGGAAAAGAACCTATATCAATAGACACCTGCACCTCGAATACAACCACTGTTCCTGAGGATATCACGTCACCTCCGAGATTGGTAATTCCACCTAATCGCGACGGAGCTATATCGCCGACCGGCCCCGCGCACCAACCACCTGTTTCACCTTTGCATCAAAAACCGAATAGTCCTG AAGTGACCGATAATCCGACGAACGGTGTGATAGAAAGACAGAATAACTGCAACAAAGGGTCTCTTAGAAGGAAAACGAAATCGGCAGGGCCGACGCTTCGCTCGAGCTACGAAGCTTACGAAGAGAGAACGATTCCTGCTCTAAGAca TTCTCACACGAACGAATTCACGAGGGAATGCCACATGGATAATTCGGAGACGAAAGTGATATCGAAGTTAAACGACAGAGAGAAAAAGCAAGCTGCCTTACCTATCGCTGTCTTTGGAATGGAAATG gtGGAGAAATTCTATTCGAAACAATTCACGGATAAGGAAGAGGGTCTGATGcaattgaaagaagaattaaagacGTTTGATCCAGAAGTTTCGAAACATTCCGCGAATAAAACGGCCAGAGCTGCGATTTTGTTATTACACAGAGCCCTTAGGGACAAAGTTTTCAGTGTATACAGTCTAGCTGCACAattgattagaatttttttttcagaatttgcAACTAg GGTATCTTCTACGGAGATTGCGAGAAGTGTGGAAAGATTGCTCCCAGAATTATTGACTAAATCAGGGGATACCACTCCAAGGATTCATAACATGGCAGTCCACACGATACTCAGTATGGCAGATTGTAAATGTGTCCGAGAATTGCACATTATACCAGTGCACTTAACAAGACCTGTCAGCAGTAGCACTCATCAAAGATTGGCGTTGAGTAGGTTAGAAATGGTGGAGCAGTTGATTCTGAGCCATGGAATATCTACTGATAAACAAAG TGGGCTCACTTGTCGAACATTGTCGGAATTGGGTTCTACGGGATTGCATCATCCGGCGGAAGCAGTGAGAAAAGTTTCGGAAAGAATTCTAGTGTTGGTGTACAAAGTGAATCCTAGATTGGTTCGCAAACAATTGCCTCCTGACGATGATATTACCAGGAGAAATTTATTGTATCGTCAACTTTTTCAcgaatttgatttgattgatcTTGAg agaaaaaaagaaatagaagccAGTCATAAAACGACGACACCTACACGGACAAAATCAACGGAAAATAACGTggcaaatttaacaaaatctcCTTCGAGGACAAGTCCTGTTGTCAGTACTGGAAGCTCAACAAGTATAACATCTCCGTCCGAGAATAGTGCAGAACATAAAGGTGACAA aatgtGCATATTTTGTCTTTCGAAAGGACAAGGATATTCCGAAGAAGGATTAAACATTCATTATTGGAGAAGTTGTCCTATGTTAACGAAATGTGAAGCATGTAAGCAAGTGGTGGAAATTTCGTATTTGAACTTACATTTGTTAA ATGAATGTGATATGAGAAGCAATTACGTAAAATGCGACACATGTAAGCAAGCAATCCATGAAAATTCGTTCGAGGAACATAGAAAAGATAACAAGTGTACAA aaCCTATCGAAGGCTACGATCGTTGTCCATTATGCTCTACTCTTgtcaatcaaaataaatggAGGGAGCATCTGATGGGTGATCATCCCTGTGTGAACAATCCTCGAAATAAATTAGGAAAAAGCT gTTCAAAATCTCCATCAAATTCTCAGAACCTTAGTGGGAAAATAACCACACCAACTAATAAAGATTACTAG
- the LOC100578015 gene encoding centrosomal protein of 104 kDa isoform X2 codes for MPRKIGFNVVYATSEEDRHSSLELNVHGPTVRGWQSSRRCTYPQELILRLHGPTKLTRIQVLAHQYLIPEKLEIWTSREENASVTTEFSYLGYITLSDNASTMYKSRELKSVALPETEAVSLKLRLHKPHSNAHNVYQQVGLIAINILGEPYGQELTGQGDAPYNPHYTSPYDDLAFEMYVDREVAKIIRQMEAKKLQAVEEERFEYASKLKVAMENLRKAGERLGKYELEKKYAIALEDYDKAKAKKAQAQQYRQQVYQSLEVQDLLELQGPLEKNNKSSVEGKEPISIDTCTSNTTTVPEDITSPPRLVIPPNRDGAISPTGPAHQPPVSPLHQKPNSPEVTDNPTNGVIERQNNCNKGSLRRKTKSAGPTLRSSYEAYEERTIPALRHSHTNEFTRECHMDNSETKVISKLNDREKKQAALPIAVFGMEMVEKFYSKQFTDKEEGLMQLKEELKTFDPEVSKHSANKTARAAILLLHRALRDKVFSVYSLAAQLIRIFFSEFATRVSSTEIARSVERLLPELLTKSGDTTPRIHNMAVHTILSMADCKCVRELHIIPVHLTRPVSSSTHQRLALSRLEMVEQLILSHGISTDKQRHCNCCSGLTCRTLSELGSTGLHHPAEAVRKVSERILVLVYKVNPRLVRKQLPPDDDITRRNLLYRQLFHEFDLIDLERKKEIEASHKTTTPTRTKSTENNVANLTKSPSRTSPVVSTGSSTSITSPSENSAEHKGDKMCIFCLSKGQGYSEEGLNIHYWRSCPMLTKCEACKQVVEISYLNLHLLNECDMRSNYVKCDTCKQAIHENSFEEHRKDNKCTKPIEGYDRCPLCSTLVNQNKWREHLMGDHPCVNNPRNKLGKSCSKSPSNSQNLSGKITTPTNKDY; via the exons ATGCCACGAAAAATCGGATTCAACGTCGTATACGCGACCA GCGAAGAGGACAGGCACTCCTCGTTAGAATTGAACGTCCATGGGCCGACGGTAAGGGGTTGGCAAAGTTCACGAAGATGTACATATCCCCAAGAACTCATTCTACGCCTGCACGGCCCGACGAAGCTTACGAGAATACAAGTGTTGGctcatcaatatttaattc CTGAAAAACTTGAGATTTGGACTTCGAGAGAGGAGAATGCCTCTGTGACGACGGAGTTTAGCTACCTGGGTTACATCACGTTGTCCGATAACGCCTCGACCATGTACAAAAGCAGAGAGTTGAAGAGCGTTGCTCTCCCGGAAACCGAGGCGGTCTCGCTTAAATTGAGACTTCACAAACCGCACAGTAACGCGCACAATGTTTATCAACAG gtCGGACTTATCGCTATTAATATCCTCGGCGAGCCTTACGGGCAAGAATTGACCGGGCAAGGAGATGCGCCGTACAATCCGCATTACACGTCCCCCTACGACGATTTGGCGTTCGAGATGTACGTGGACCGCGAGGTTGCCAAAATCATAAGGCAGATGGAAGCGAAAAAGTTGCAGGCTGTGGAGG AGGAGAGATTCGAATACGCTTCGAAGCTGAAAGTGGCGATGGAGAATTTGAGGAAAGCCGGTGAACGTTTGGGAAAATACGAATTGGAGAAGAAATATGCCATAGCGTTGGAAGATTACGACAAGGCGAAGGCGAAAAAAGCACAAGCGCAGCAATACAGGCAGCAAGTTTATCAAAGTTTAGAGGTGCAAGATCTGCTGGAGCTTCAAGgg ccgttggaaaaaaataacaagtcATCCGTCGAGGGAAAAGAACCTATATCAATAGACACCTGCACCTCGAATACAACCACTGTTCCTGAGGATATCACGTCACCTCCGAGATTGGTAATTCCACCTAATCGCGACGGAGCTATATCGCCGACCGGCCCCGCGCACCAACCACCTGTTTCACCTTTGCATCAAAAACCGAATAGTCCTG AAGTGACCGATAATCCGACGAACGGTGTGATAGAAAGACAGAATAACTGCAACAAAGGGTCTCTTAGAAGGAAAACGAAATCGGCAGGGCCGACGCTTCGCTCGAGCTACGAAGCTTACGAAGAGAGAACGATTCCTGCTCTAAGAca TTCTCACACGAACGAATTCACGAGGGAATGCCACATGGATAATTCGGAGACGAAAGTGATATCGAAGTTAAACGACAGAGAGAAAAAGCAAGCTGCCTTACCTATCGCTGTCTTTGGAATGGAAATG gtGGAGAAATTCTATTCGAAACAATTCACGGATAAGGAAGAGGGTCTGATGcaattgaaagaagaattaaagacGTTTGATCCAGAAGTTTCGAAACATTCCGCGAATAAAACGGCCAGAGCTGCGATTTTGTTATTACACAGAGCCCTTAGGGACAAAGTTTTCAGTGTATACAGTCTAGCTGCACAattgattagaatttttttttcagaatttgcAACTAg GGTATCTTCTACGGAGATTGCGAGAAGTGTGGAAAGATTGCTCCCAGAATTATTGACTAAATCAGGGGATACCACTCCAAGGATTCATAACATGGCAGTCCACACGATACTCAGTATGGCAGATTGTAAATGTGTCCGAGAATTGCACATTATACCAGTGCACTTAACAAGACCTGTCAGCAGTAGCACTCATCAAAGATTGGCGTTGAGTAGGTTAGAAATGGTGGAGCAGTTGATTCTGAGCCATGGAATATCTACTGATAAACAAAG GCATTGTAATTGTTGTAGTGGGCTCACTTGTCGAACATTGTCGGAATTGGGTTCTACGGGATTGCATCATCCGGCGGAAGCAGTGAGAAAAGTTTCGGAAAGAATTCTAGTGTTGGTGTACAAAGTGAATCCTAGATTGGTTCGCAAACAATTGCCTCCTGACGATGATATTACCAGGAGAAATTTATTGTATCGTCAACTTTTTCAcgaatttgatttgattgatcTTGAg agaaaaaaagaaatagaagccAGTCATAAAACGACGACACCTACACGGACAAAATCAACGGAAAATAACGTggcaaatttaacaaaatctcCTTCGAGGACAAGTCCTGTTGTCAGTACTGGAAGCTCAACAAGTATAACATCTCCGTCCGAGAATAGTGCAGAACATAAAGGTGACAA aatgtGCATATTTTGTCTTTCGAAAGGACAAGGATATTCCGAAGAAGGATTAAACATTCATTATTGGAGAAGTTGTCCTATGTTAACGAAATGTGAAGCATGTAAGCAAGTGGTGGAAATTTCGTATTTGAACTTACATTTGTTAA ATGAATGTGATATGAGAAGCAATTACGTAAAATGCGACACATGTAAGCAAGCAATCCATGAAAATTCGTTCGAGGAACATAGAAAAGATAACAAGTGTACAA aaCCTATCGAAGGCTACGATCGTTGTCCATTATGCTCTACTCTTgtcaatcaaaataaatggAGGGAGCATCTGATGGGTGATCATCCCTGTGTGAACAATCCTCGAAATAAATTAGGAAAAAGCT gTTCAAAATCTCCATCAAATTCTCAGAACCTTAGTGGGAAAATAACCACACCAACTAATAAAGATTACTAG